TACGACATCTCTTTGGAAGCGCCGGATTTGGCCAGCACCTTCGTGATGGCCGCCGTAAGCGTGGTTTTACCGTGGTCCACGTGGCCTATCGTGCCCACGTTCACATGCGGTTTTTTTCTGTCAAACTTTGCTTTTGCCATACCTTTTATCTCCTTCTTTGATTCGTATAGGGGCTGGCGGATAGCGTATAGCGTTAAGGGAAGGAGTTTTTTCACTCTCCCCTGGCCCCTCGCCTCTAGCCCCTGCCGTTATTTCGCCGCTTCCGCCGCCTGGGTGCGTTTTTCCACAACGGTTTTGGCTATGCTGCCCGGCACTTCCTCGTAGTGGCTGGGCTCAAGATTGAAAGACGCCCTGCCCTGCGAAATAGACCTGACAATAGTAGCGTAACCGAACATTTCCGAGAGCGGCACCGTGCCTTTTATAAAGCGCACATTGCCCCTGTTTCCCATTTCAGAAATTTTGGCGCGCCTGGAATTCAGGTCGCCTATCACATCGCCCATGTTTACTTCGGGGGTAAGCACTTCAAATTTCATTATAGGTTCGAGCAGATACGGATTGGCTTTGCGGCAGGCGTCCTTGAACGCCATGGCGCCGGCGATTTTAAAAGCTATTTCCGAAGAGTCCACTTCGTGGAAGGAGCCGTCGAACAGCGTCACTTTCACGTCCACCATGGGAAAGCCGGCGAGTACGCCGGAATCCAGCGCCTCGCGGCAGCCTTTTTCAACGGCCGGGATAAATTCCTTGGGTATGCGTCCCTGCTTGATGGCGTCCACGAACTCAAAACCCTTGTTCATGGTCTGCGGCTCAACTATAAGCCACACATGGCCGTACTGGCCGCGGCCGCCGGACTGGCGGATGAACTTGCCTTCCTGCTCCACCTTTTTCTTGATGGTTTCGCGGAAAGCCACCTGGGGTTTGCCGATATTGGCCTGCACATTGAACTCGCGTCTCAGGCGGTCGACGATAATATCCAGATGCAGCTCGCCCATGCCCGAAATAATGGTCTGCGAGGTTTCCTCGTCGGTCTTTATGCGGAAAGTCTGGTCTTCTTCGGCAAGCCTGCCCATGGCAAGCCCCATTTTCTGCTCGTCTTCCTTGGACTTGGGCTCTATGGCGATAGAGATAACAGGATCGGGGAAATGCATGCCTTCCAGCACTAAAGGATGTTCCGGGTCGCAGATGGTTTCGCCCACGGTGGCGTTTTTAACGGCCACGGTGGCCGCTATGTCGCCCGCGTAAACTTCCCTTATTTCCTCGCGCTTGTTGGCGTGCATCCTTAAAATACGGCCCACGCGTTCGGTGGTCTTGCGCCGTCCGAAATAAACCGTGTCGCCGGTTTTGAGCACACCCGAATAAACGCGGAAGAAGGTGAGTTTGCCCACGAAAGGGTCGGACTGTATCTTGAAGAGCAGCGCGGCGAAGGGCTCTTTGGGGTCCGCCTTGCGCTCCGTTTCTTCGCCGGTGTTGGCGTCAATGCCTTTAACGGCGGCCACTTCAAGCGGCGAAGGCAGAAACTCGCACACCGCGTCAAGCATGGGCTGAACGCCCTTGTTCTTATAGGAAGAGCCGCAGATTATGGGAAAGAATTTGCCTGTGATAACGCCTTTGCGGATAGCGGCGTTTATTTCCGACTCGGTAAAATTATGGTCGCCCGCGAGATATTTCTCCATGATCTTCTCGTCAAAGTCGGAGAGTTTTTCTATCATCTTGTCGCGGTAATGTTTCGACTTTTCAACCATGTCGGCGGGAATGTCCACTATGTCAAAACTGGCGCCCAGGTCGTCGCCCTGCCAGATCTTGGCTTTCATGGTTACCAGGTCCACCAGGCCTTTGAAAGTTTCGGTCACGCCTATGGGCAGTTGTATGGGGGCGGAATTCGCGCCCAGCTTTTCCGCGATGGATTCGGCCGACATATAAAAATCAGCGCCTATGCGGTCCATCTTGTTGACATAAGCGACCCGGGGCACGCCGTAGCGGTCGGCCTGGCGCCACACCGTTTCGGACTGGGGCTCAACGCCCTGCACGCCGTCGAACACGACCACGGCGCCGTCCAGCACGCGCAGGCTGCGCTCGACTTCGGCGGTGAAGTCCACATGGCCGGGGGTGTCGATGATATTAATAGTGTAGCCGTTCCAGACAGTGGTTATGGCGGCCGCGGTTATGGTAATGCCGCGCTCGCGCTCCTGGGGCATCCAGTCCGTGGTAGTGGTGCCTTCGTGCACCTCGCCTATCTTATGGGATTTGCCGGTATAATAGAGGATGCGCTCCGTGGTTGTGGTCTTGCCCGCGTCGATGTGGGCTATAATGCCGATGTTGCGTACTTTGTCGAGATTAAATTCAGCCATGTTGTTTTCCTTAACAGTGTCGAACTATCCGCCCCTATCCGCTATTCGCTCGCCCCTATTCTCTGCCGTTAAACTACCAGCGGTAATGCGCGAACGCCCTGTTGGCCTCGGCCATACGGTGCGTGTCTTCGCGTTTCTTGAAAGCCGTGCCTTCTTTTTTATAGGCAAGCAGCAGTTCTTCCGCCAGGCGGTTGGCCATTGGCAGGCCTTTGCGGGCCCGCGCCGCGGTAAGGATCCACCGCATGGCAAGCGTGGTGCCACGCGCCGGCCGCACTTCTATCGGCACCTGGTAGTTGGCTCCTCCCACGCGCCGCGCTTTTACTTCCAAAAGCGGGCGGACATTTTCTATGGCCTTGGTGAAAACCGCGACGGCGTCCTCTTTGGTTTTCTCCACCAGTATATCAAGCGCTCCGTAAACGATATGTTCAGCGGCGAGCTTTTTGCCCTGAAAATTAATTTTGTTGACAAGCCGCGAAAGCAGCACGGAATTATATTTAAAATCCGCCGGCGGGGCGTCTCGTCTGTCTCTGGGTCTTAAACCTTTTCTTGGCATAGTTTTAACTCCAATCTGATAAGTGTTAATGTCTCGTCTTAGCGGCTGGCGTATAGCGGTTGGCGGTTTAACTCCTTGCAACGCCAATCTCTCGCCGCTCACCCCTAGCCGCTGCTGTTATTATTTTTTCGCTTCTGTCTTCGCCGCTCCCTGCTTGGGACGTTTGGCGCCGTAAAGCGACCGGCCCTGCTTGCGGCCTTCCACGCCTGAGGCGTCAAGAGCGCCGCGGATAATATGGTAGCGCACTCCGGGCAGATCTTTTATCCTGCCGCCGCGCACCAGCACTATTGAGTGCTCCTGGAGATTATGGCCGACGCCCGGGATATAGGCCGTAACCTCGGCTTTTGAGGTAAGCTTGACGCGGGCGACTTTGCGCAGCGCCGAATTGGGTTTTTTGGGGGTCGTGGTGTAAACCCTGGTGCAAACGCCCCTTCTCTGCGGGCAAGACATTAAAGCGGGCGCCTTGCTGAATTTTTTACCGGCATCCCTGCCGTGTCTTATCAGTTGGTTAATCGTTGACATAGTATAACTATAGAGGTCAGAGGTCAGCGGTTAGAGGTTAGCGAAGGTATATCCTTATGAAGAACTCCTTCCCTGATCCCCTATACGCCAGCCCCTATACGCTCGTTGCTACTTCCTCCTTATCGTC
This sequence is a window from Elusimicrobiota bacterium. Protein-coding genes within it:
- a CDS encoding GTP-binding protein — encoded protein: MAKAKFDRKKPHVNVGTIGHVDHGKTTLTAAITKVLAKSGASKEMS
- the fusA gene encoding elongation factor G, with the translated sequence MAEFNLDKVRNIGIIAHIDAGKTTTTERILYYTGKSHKIGEVHEGTTTTDWMPQERERGITITAAAITTVWNGYTINIIDTPGHVDFTAEVERSLRVLDGAVVVFDGVQGVEPQSETVWRQADRYGVPRVAYVNKMDRIGADFYMSAESIAEKLGANSAPIQLPIGVTETFKGLVDLVTMKAKIWQGDDLGASFDIVDIPADMVEKSKHYRDKMIEKLSDFDEKIMEKYLAGDHNFTESEINAAIRKGVITGKFFPIICGSSYKNKGVQPMLDAVCEFLPSPLEVAAVKGIDANTGEETERKADPKEPFAALLFKIQSDPFVGKLTFFRVYSGVLKTGDTVYFGRRKTTERVGRILRMHANKREEIREVYAGDIAATVAVKNATVGETICDPEHPLVLEGMHFPDPVISIAIEPKSKEDEQKMGLAMGRLAEEDQTFRIKTDEETSQTIISGMGELHLDIIVDRLRREFNVQANIGKPQVAFRETIKKKVEQEGKFIRQSGGRGQYGHVWLIVEPQTMNKGFEFVDAIKQGRIPKEFIPAVEKGCREALDSGVLAGFPMVDVKVTLFDGSFHEVDSSEIAFKIAGAMAFKDACRKANPYLLEPIMKFEVLTPEVNMGDVIGDLNSRRAKISEMGNRGNVRFIKGTVPLSEMFGYATIVRSISQGRASFNLEPSHYEEVPGSIAKTVVEKRTQAAEAAK
- the rpsG gene encoding 30S ribosomal protein S7, yielding MPRKGLRPRDRRDAPPADFKYNSVLLSRLVNKINFQGKKLAAEHIVYGALDILVEKTKEDAVAVFTKAIENVRPLLEVKARRVGGANYQVPIEVRPARGTTLAMRWILTAARARKGLPMANRLAEELLLAYKKEGTAFKKREDTHRMAEANRAFAHYRW
- the rpsL gene encoding 30S ribosomal protein S12, yielding MSTINQLIRHGRDAGKKFSKAPALMSCPQRRGVCTRVYTTTPKKPNSALRKVARVKLTSKAEVTAYIPGVGHNLQEHSIVLVRGGRIKDLPGVRYHIIRGALDASGVEGRKQGRSLYGAKRPKQGAAKTEAKK